A stretch of Alkalicella caledoniensis DNA encodes these proteins:
- the tuf gene encoding elongation factor Tu, which yields MAKSKFERNKPHVNVGTIGHVDHGKTTLTAALTTIISTTGGATKMAYDMIDKAPEEKARGITISTAHVEYETENRHYAHVDCPGHADYVKNMITGAAQMDGAILVVSAADGPMPQTREHILLSRQVGVPHIVVFLNKADMVDDEELLELVELEVRDLLSEYEFPGDDTPIVAGSALKALECGCGKRECEWCGKMWELMDAVDEYVPTPERDTDKPFLMPIEDVFTITGRGTVVTGRIERGIVKVGDEIQIVGFTEEPKKTVCTGVEMFRKLLDQAQAGDNVGALLRGVERTEVERGQVLAKPNTIKPHTKYTAEIYVLTKEEGGRHSPFFNGYRPQFYFRTTDVTGVITLPEGMEMVMPGDNIKIDVELITSIAIEPGLRFAIREGGRTVGAGVVVDIKA from the coding sequence ATGGCTAAGAGTAAATTTGAACGTAATAAGCCACACGTTAACGTAGGAACAATCGGCCACGTTGACCATGGTAAAACTACTTTAACAGCAGCACTAACAACAATCATCTCTACAACTGGTGGAGCTACAAAAATGGCATATGACATGATTGACAAAGCACCAGAAGAAAAAGCTAGGGGGATCACAATCTCTACAGCTCACGTTGAGTATGAAACAGAAAACCGTCACTATGCACACGTTGACTGCCCAGGTCATGCTGACTATGTTAAAAACATGATCACTGGAGCTGCTCAAATGGATGGAGCTATCCTAGTTGTATCTGCAGCTGATGGCCCAATGCCACAAACCCGTGAGCACATCCTTCTATCCCGTCAAGTAGGTGTACCACACATCGTAGTATTCCTAAACAAAGCTGACATGGTAGACGACGAAGAATTACTAGAGTTAGTAGAGTTAGAAGTACGTGACCTACTATCTGAGTATGAATTCCCAGGCGATGACACTCCAATAGTAGCAGGTTCAGCCCTTAAAGCACTTGAGTGTGGTTGTGGTAAAAGGGAATGCGAATGGTGCGGAAAAATGTGGGAGCTTATGGACGCAGTAGATGAGTATGTGCCAACTCCAGAGCGTGACACAGACAAGCCATTCCTAATGCCAATCGAGGACGTATTCACAATTACAGGTCGTGGTACAGTAGTAACAGGCCGTATCGAGCGTGGTATTGTTAAAGTTGGTGACGAGATTCAAATCGTAGGTTTCACAGAAGAGCCAAAGAAAACAGTATGTACAGGCGTTGAGATGTTTAGAAAACTTCTAGATCAAGCTCAAGCAGGTGACAACGTAGGTGCACTACTTAGGGGTGTTGAGCGTACAGAGGTAGAGCGTGGTCAAGTACTAGCTAAACCAAATACAATCAAACCACATACAAAGTACACAGCAGAAATCTATGTACTAACAAAAGAAGAAGGTGGCCGTCACAGTCCATTCTTCAACGGTTACCGTCCACAGTTCTACTTCCGTACAACTGACGTAACTGGCGTAATCACACTTCCAGAAGGTATGGAAATGGTAATGCCTGGTGACAACATTAAAATTGATGTAGAGCTAATCACATCAATCGCTATCGAGCCTGGCCTAAGATTCGCTATCCGTGAAGGTGGTAGAACAGTAGGCGCTGGTGTTGTTGTAGACATCAAAGCATAG
- the fusA gene encoding elongation factor G, translated as MPRQFSLARTRNIGIMAHIDAGKTTTTERILFYTGKVHKLGEVHDGAATMDWMVQEQERGITITSAATTAQWKDHRINIIDTPGHVDFTVEVERSLRVLDGAVGVFCAKGGVEPQSETVWRQADKYRVPRMAYVNKMDITGADFFRTVGMMRDRLKANAVPIQLPIGAEDNFQGMVDLVIMKAYVYKDDLGTQVETVDIPEDLQEIAGKYREQLLEAVAETDEELMMKYLEGEEFTLEEIKKALRKGTCDTTIVPVLCGSSYKNKGVPILLDAVVDYMPSPLDIPPIKGVEMDTEEEIVRVASDEEPFSALAFKIMSDPYVGKLAFFRVYSGTLKSGSYVYNSTKGKKERIGRILQMHANHREEITEVFTGDIAAAVGLKDTTTGDTLCDDAKPVILEAMVFPEPVISVAIEPATKADQEKMGIALAKLAEEDPTFKTYTNEETGQVIIAGMGELHLDIIVDRMLREFKVKANVGNPQVAYKETITKEVKAEGKFVRQSGGRGQFGHVWIELSPREPGEGYLFENKVVGGAIPKEFINPVDQGIQEASKNGILAGYPVLDFKVTLVDGSYHDVDSSEMAFKIAGSMAFKEAMKKANPAILEPTMKVEVTVPEEYMGDVMGDINSRRGRIDGMESRAGAQVIRAFVPLASMFGYATDLRSKTQGRGVYAMEFSHYDQVPKSIADEIMEKGK; from the coding sequence ATGCCCAGACAATTTTCCTTAGCAAGAACAAGAAATATAGGTATCATGGCTCATATCGATGCTGGTAAAACCACTACCACAGAACGTATTTTGTTCTACACAGGTAAGGTTCATAAACTAGGCGAGGTTCATGATGGTGCTGCTACCATGGACTGGATGGTTCAAGAACAAGAGCGTGGTATTACCATTACTTCAGCTGCGACTACAGCTCAGTGGAAAGATCACAGGATAAACATCATAGATACACCTGGACACGTGGACTTTACAGTAGAAGTTGAAAGGTCCCTCCGCGTACTTGACGGTGCAGTAGGTGTTTTTTGTGCAAAAGGTGGTGTAGAGCCACAATCAGAGACTGTTTGGAGACAAGCGGACAAGTATCGTGTTCCGAGAATGGCCTATGTAAACAAAATGGACATAACTGGAGCTGATTTCTTCAGAACTGTAGGGATGATGAGAGACAGATTAAAAGCTAATGCTGTACCTATCCAACTTCCTATCGGAGCAGAAGACAACTTCCAAGGAATGGTTGACTTAGTTATAATGAAAGCCTACGTTTATAAAGACGATTTAGGCACTCAAGTTGAAACAGTTGATATTCCTGAAGACCTACAAGAGATTGCAGGCAAGTACAGAGAACAACTGCTTGAAGCAGTTGCGGAGACCGATGAAGAATTAATGATGAAGTATCTAGAAGGTGAAGAATTTACCCTAGAAGAGATTAAGAAAGCCCTTAGAAAAGGTACCTGTGATACAACAATAGTACCAGTTTTATGTGGTTCTTCTTACAAAAACAAAGGTGTTCCTATTCTACTAGATGCAGTAGTTGATTATATGCCATCACCCCTTGACATACCACCTATTAAAGGTGTTGAGATGGACACTGAAGAAGAGATCGTTAGAGTTGCAAGTGACGAAGAACCTTTCTCAGCATTGGCATTTAAAATCATGAGTGACCCATATGTTGGTAAACTAGCATTCTTTAGGGTTTACTCTGGTACTTTAAAATCTGGTTCTTACGTATATAACTCCACAAAGGGTAAAAAAGAAAGAATCGGACGTATCCTTCAAATGCATGCTAACCACAGAGAAGAAATCACCGAGGTTTTCACTGGTGATATTGCCGCAGCTGTTGGTCTTAAAGATACAACAACTGGTGACACTCTTTGTGACGATGCAAAACCAGTTATCCTAGAAGCCATGGTTTTCCCTGAGCCAGTTATCTCAGTAGCAATTGAACCTGCTACTAAAGCTGACCAAGAGAAAATGGGTATAGCGCTAGCTAAACTTGCTGAAGAGGATCCAACATTTAAAACTTATACTAACGAAGAGACTGGCCAAGTTATAATCGCTGGTATGGGTGAGCTTCACTTAGATATAATTGTTGACCGTATGCTTAGAGAATTCAAAGTGAAGGCTAATGTAGGTAACCCACAAGTTGCATACAAAGAAACCATCACTAAAGAAGTTAAAGCAGAAGGTAAATTCGTACGTCAGTCCGGTGGTAGAGGACAATTCGGTCATGTTTGGATTGAACTATCTCCAAGGGAACCAGGCGAAGGATACTTATTTGAAAACAAAGTTGTTGGTGGAGCTATTCCTAAAGAATTCATCAACCCAGTTGATCAAGGTATCCAAGAAGCTTCTAAGAACGGTATCCTTGCAGGATATCCCGTGCTTGACTTCAAAGTTACTTTGGTTGACGGATCATACCATGATGTTGACTCATCTGAGATGGCGTTTAAGATAGCTGGTTCCATGGCTTTTAAAGAAGCTATGAAAAAAGCTAATCCAGCTATCCTAGAACCTACTATGAAGGTAGAAGTAACTGTACCTGAAGAGTATATGGGTGATGTTATGGGTGATATTAACTCAAGAAGAGGTAGAATTGATGGAATGGAATCTAGAGCCGGTGCTCAAGTAATCAGAGCATTTGTACCACTAGCATCCATGTTCGGTTATGCAACTGACCTTCGTTCTAAAACTCAAGGTAGAGGCGTTTACGCCATGGAATTCTCCCATTATGATCAAGTGCCAAAAAGCATTGCAGATGAAATAATGGAAAAAGGCAAGTAA
- the rpsL gene encoding 30S ribosomal protein S12: MPTINQLVRYGRQKQVKKTTAPALEKSPQKRGVCTRVSTMTPKKPNSALRKVARVRLTNGTEVTAYIPGIGHNLQEHSVVLVRGGRVKDLPGVRYHIVRGALDTAGVQNRNQARSKYGAKRPKKK; encoded by the coding sequence ATGCCAACAATTAACCAGTTAGTCCGTTACGGAAGACAAAAGCAGGTGAAAAAAACAACAGCTCCTGCACTTGAAAAATCTCCACAAAAAAGAGGAGTTTGTACAAGGGTTTCAACAATGACTCCTAAAAAACCTAACTCGGCCCTTAGAAAAGTTGCTAGGGTACGTTTGACTAATGGTACTGAAGTAACTGCATATATTCCAGGTATTGGTCATAACCTTCAAGAGCATAGTGTTGTACTTGTAAGGGGTGGTAGGGTAAAAGACTTACCGGGTGTTCGTTATCACATTGTTCGTGGTGCACTGGATACTGCAGGCGTTCAAAACCGTAATCAAGCACGTTCTAAATACGGTGCTAAAAGACCAAAGAAAAAGTAA
- a CDS encoding L7Ae/L30e/S12e/Gadd45 family ribosomal protein gives MAMQQLATASKKAVGMKQTKKAVEKGEAKLVYLAKDADDHILNPLLKLCQQKQIEYHLVENMALLGEACGIQVGAAAAAILGD, from the coding sequence ATGGCGATGCAACAACTAGCTACTGCATCAAAAAAAGCTGTGGGTATGAAGCAGACAAAGAAAGCAGTAGAAAAAGGTGAAGCCAAACTCGTATATTTAGCAAAAGATGCAGATGACCACATTTTGAATCCACTACTAAAGCTTTGTCAACAAAAGCAAATAGAATACCATCTGGTAGAAAATATGGCTCTTTTAGGTGAAGCTTGTGGGATACAAGTTGGGGCGGCAGCCGCAGCTATATTGGGAGATTAA
- the rpsG gene encoding 30S ribosomal protein S7 yields the protein MPRKGPVPKRDILPDPVYGNELVSRIINKLMLDGKKGTAQSIMYGALDRIKEKSGKEPIEVLDEAMKNIMPVLEVKSRRVGGSNYQVPVEVRPDRRRTLGIRWLIDYSRKRGEKTMEERLSAEILDASNNVGAAVKKREDTHKMAEANKAFAHYRW from the coding sequence ATGCCAAGAAAAGGTCCAGTTCCTAAAAGGGATATACTGCCTGATCCAGTATATGGCAATGAGTTGGTTTCTAGGATTATCAACAAGCTTATGCTTGATGGTAAAAAGGGTACTGCTCAAAGCATTATGTATGGTGCATTAGATAGAATTAAAGAAAAAAGTGGCAAAGAGCCAATCGAAGTATTAGACGAAGCAATGAAAAACATTATGCCAGTATTAGAAGTAAAATCCCGTAGAGTTGGTGGTTCTAACTACCAAGTGCCCGTAGAAGTAAGACCAGACCGTCGTCGTACCTTAGGTATCCGTTGGTTGATTGATTACTCAAGAAAACGTGGTGAAAAAACCATGGAAGAGCGTCTTTCTGCTGAAATCTTAGATGCATCTAATAACGTAGGTGCTGCAGTTAAGAAGAGAGAAGATACTCACAAAATGGCTGAGGCTAACAAAGCATTCGCTCACTACCGTTGGTAG